In the Hordeum vulgare subsp. vulgare chromosome 7H, MorexV3_pseudomolecules_assembly, whole genome shotgun sequence genome, one interval contains:
- the LOC123408135 gene encoding uncharacterized protein LOC123408135: MPPARRRRLASRRASKRPRRADSSSHGGAEDDGTPLTDEILVGIFAGLPEMADLVRCAATCTRWRRLVSSEAAFICRTPRPWPAGRFVRRLALGFFHRDAAAGPRFTPTASAARSRLPGLLQPNVLVERLNALVERPENGPRLVASRNGLIVADLRRGRRDRAIKLCVCNPMTGEVDVLPPLSGEDGLGRYACTVLTADDHDQTSDPPPPAYRVILFYNTCRSNTAFRSYSSEDGVWSPETIRGERLGKKQMGVGVTRTSVVVYGGKVACWFAKNAVLALSLNTLLPQVLSRAFVDGNTILGVSPPPGRRLCTIQMIFEAPTGYWPRRVALRVSKLNRSIHQGQEEDEVEVIQVEQHLPADVTTGQLRWFCEKSGVVLFTAGCSHGRSEVYALSLDKKEVEKIASHEAGGGGGGDPWENLHGYEMDRVAYLATLGVGYRTGG; the protein is encoded by the coding sequence ATGCCGCCGGCGCGGCGACGCCGCCTCGCGTCCCGCCGAGCCTCCAAGAGACCTCGCCGGGCCGACTCCTCCTCCCATGGCGGTGCCGAGGACGACGGCACGCCACTCACGGACGAGATCCTCGTCGGCATCTTCGCCGGCCTCCCCGAGATGGCCGACCTTGTGCGCTGCGCTGCCACCTGCACTCGCTGGCGCCGCCTCGTGTCAAGCGAGGCCGCATTCATCTGCCGCACGCCGCGGCCGTGGCCGGCCGGGAGGTTCGTCCGACGCCTCGCCCTCGGATTTTTCCACCGTGACGCCGCCGCCGGGCCGCGGTTCACGCCAACGGCTTCCGCCGCTCGGTCTCGGCTGCCCGGCCTCCTGCAACCGAACGTGCTCGTGGAACGGCTGAACGCGCTCGTGGAACGGCCGGAGAACGGGCCCCGCCTCGTCGCCTCCCGCAACGGCCTCATCGTCGCCGACCTCCGCCGCGGGAGACGCGACCGGGCCATCAAGCTCTGCGTCTGCAACCCCATGACCGGCGAGGTGGACGTCCTCCCGCCCCTCAGCGGCGAAGACGGCCTCGGACGCTACGCATGTACGGTGCTCACCGCCGACGACCACGACCAAACCAGCGACCCGCCGCCGCCTGCCTACCGCGTCATCCTCTTCTACAACACGTGCCGCAGCAACACCGCATTCAGGAGCTACTCGTCGGAGGACGGCGTCTGGAGCCCGGAGACCATAAGGGGCGAGAGACTGGGGAAGAAGCAGATGGGGGTGGGGGTGACGCGCACCAGCGTCGTGGTTTACGGCGGCAAGGTGGCGTGCTGGTTCGCCAAGAACGCGGTGCTCGCGCTCTCGCTGAACACGTTGCTTCCGCAGGTGCTGAGCCGCGCCTTCGTCGACGGCAACACCATACTGGGCGTGTCGCCGCCGCCGGGGCGGAGACTGTGTACTATCCAGATGATATTCGAGGCCCCGACGGGGTATTGGCCGAGGAGGGTGGCGCTACGGGTCTCCAAGCTGAACCGCAGCATTCACCAAGGGCAGGAGGAGGATGAGGTTGAGGTGATCCAGGTGGAGCAGCACCTGCCGGCCGACGTGACCACGGGGCAGCTGCGGTGGTTCTGCGAGAAGAGCGGCGTCGTCCTGTTCACGGCCGGGTGCAGCCACGGGAGGAGCGAGGTCTACGCGCTGAGCCTCGAtaagaaggaggtggagaagatcgcGAGCCACGaggccggcggtggcggcggcggtgatcCGTGGGAAAACTTGCACGGGTACGAGATGGACCGGGTGGCGTACCTCGCCACGCTCGGCGTGGGATACCGTACGGGAGGGTAG